A portion of the Gadus macrocephalus chromosome 10, ASM3116895v1 genome contains these proteins:
- the LOC132466518 gene encoding serine/threonine-protein phosphatase 2A 55 kDa regulatory subunit B gamma isoform — protein RRAHAPPPHQHPHRGFLPDHNYVTEADIISTVEFNHTGELLATGDKGGRVVIFQREPEGKTEPFSQGEYNVYSTFQSHEPEFDYLKSLEIEEKINKIRWLPQQNAAHFLLSTNDKTIKLWKVSERDKRPEGYNLKDEEGRIKDVSTVTSLQVPVLMPMDLMVEVSPRRVFANAHTYHVNSISVNSDCETYLSADDLRINLWHLGITDRSFNIVDIKPANMEDLTEVITAAEFHPFHCNLFVYSSSKGTLRLCDMREQALCDRHSKLFEEPEDPSARSFFSEIISSVSDVKFSHSGRYLLTRDYLTAKVWDLNMENKPLETYQVHDYLRSKLCSLYENDCIFDKFECAWNGSDSVIMTGAYNNFFRMFDRNTKRDVTLEASRESSKPRAVLKPRRVCAAGSKRRKDDISVDSLDFSKKILHTAWHPAENIIAIAATNNLYIFQDKLNSEMH, from the exons cTGATATCATCTCCACCGTAGAGTTCAACCACACTGGAGAGCTGCTGGCCACCGGCGACAAGGGTGGCAGAGTGGTCATCTTCCAGAGAGAACCTgaa GGCAAGACGGAGCCGTTCTCGCAGGGCGAGTACAACGTGTACAGCACCTTCCAGAGCCACGAGCCCGAGTTCGACTACCTGAAGAGCCTGGAGATCGAGGAGAAGATCAACAAGATCCGCTGGCTGCCCCAGCAGAACGCCGCCcacttcctcctctccaccaatG ACAAGACCATCAAACTGTGGAAGGTGAGCGAGAGGGATAAACGGCCAGAGGGATACAACCTGAAGGATGAGGAGGGTCGGATCAAGGACGTCTCCACCGTCACCTCCCtgcag GTGCCCGTGCTGATGCCCATGGACCTGATGGTCGAGGTGAGCCCGCGGAGGGTGTTTGCCAACGCCCACACCTACCACGTCAACTCCATCTCCGTCAACTCCGACTGCGAGACGTACCTGTCGGCGGACGACCTGCGCATCAACCTGTGGCACCTGGGCATCACCGACCGCAGCTTCA ACATCGTGGACATCAAGCCGGCCAACATGGAGGACCTGACGGAGGTCATCACGGCGGCCGAGTTCCACCCGTTCCACTGCAACCTGTTTGTGTACAGCAGCAGCAAGGGGACGCTGAGGCTGTGTGACATGAGGGAGCAGGCCCTGTGCGACAGGCACTCCAAGC TTTTCGAGGAGCCTGAGGACCCCAGTGCCCGCTCCTTCTTCTCAGAGATCATCTCCTCCGTGTCCGACGTCAAGTTCAGCCACAGCGGGCGCTACCTGCTCACCCGCGACTACCTGACCGCCAAGGTCTGGGACCTCAACATGGAGAACAAGCCCCTGGAGACATACCAG GTTCACGATTACCTCCGCAGTAAATTGTGCTCCCTCTACGAGAACGACTGCATCTTCGACAAGTTTGAGTGTGCATGGAACGGCTCCGACAG CGTAATCATGACGGGGGCCTACAACAACTTCTTTCGCATGTTCGACCGCAACACGAAGCGCGACGTGACGCTGGAGGCGTCGCGCGAGAGCAGCAAGCCGCGCGCCGTGTTGAAGCCGCGGCGGGTCTGCGCGGCCGGCAGCAAGCGGCGCAAGGACGACATCAGCGTGGACAGCCTGGACTTCAGCAAGAAGATCCTGCATACGGCATGGCATCCCGCCGAGAACATCATCGCCATCGCCGCCACCAACAACCTGTACATCTTCCAGGACAAACTCAACTCCGAGATGCACTAG
- the wfs1b gene encoding wolframin isoform X2, producing MEPSPPDGLNSPNFGLSSSSSSSSPAPARSSSPGSPPNPRPRAATLTGPPPRSPPLSAGPTSRTSPILSPPSRSLSTPSVSPLRQPSRSLSQLGRSQLNAASPGAPASKGGPASKGSPAFEGGPAFTGSPAFSGSPAFKGGPASTGSPAFGASSGPPGASPSRTASNSEPGEEHELLSLEELQERARSGDAGAQCRMGRYFLLLAEEKDEELNSCRAVTWLVQASKQGRKDAVKQLQRCLASRKGITSENYEEVKKLCTETRFERGVRKAALLMYWKLNPEKKKEVAVSELLENVEKVHTQPGEPASPGPLSSSAQKQRRVLESLVKSETSPQVGLDDFVEMTKKYAQGIAPSAVLAGAGGDDDDDDDEAVKNPDDLPLHQKVLKFPLHALLEIKETLIDWASRAGMQWLSALIPTHHVNALVFFFIISNLTIDFFVFLIPLLVFYLGLFSMVICTLRVFQNSKAWENFRALTDLLAHFEPGLDVEQAETNFGWTHLEPYLNFLLSVVFVLFSFPVADKTWIPCSELATVALFFTVTSFLSLQASAQLFARRALLTQVLSGACSLLPLLPDSLGPLRGLGATLVSVPLGGVLALNLGLPCLLHGHLVYLLFRMAQLRGFRGTYLCLVPYLVCFTWCELGLAFLLDSSAIGLVRSCVGYLLFLFALPVLSLGLAAMALAQLLRFFLALELAKMAVTLAACAVPVALRLWTRFSLSPAALWRSLSGSSVVKLVLVWLSALLLFCWLYVYRSEGAKVYNSTLTWHEYGGLCGPAAWKEANMARTQILCSHLEGHRVTWTGRFRYARVTDIENGAQSVVNMLPGLVGDWVRCLYGEAYPPCAAGAPGDAPRPLPAGDPLCKLKRLAKHECHVKRFDRYKFEVTMGMPLERVARNGSLVEDEDSTKDIVLRASSEFGPLLLHLEAGSLLEFSTVLEGRLGSKWPVFELKAVHCVSCGDAPLPSGRRRRQFKIEQDWRRSVQRALQFAFDFFFSPSLSARLVQPDPEAEGGVAVVAPLS from the exons ATGGAACCGTCCCCGCCCGACGGCCTCAATTCCCCGAACTTTGGcttatcctcctcatcctcctcttcatcgccAGCCCCCGCCAGATCATCCAGCCCGGGCTCGCCCCCCAACCCCCGGCCGAGGGCGGCCACATTGACCGGTccgcccccccgctcccctccgTTGTCCGCCGGCCCCACCTCTCGGACCTCGCCCAttctctcccccccgtctcGGTCCCTCTCCACTCCCTCCGTGTCCCCTCTGCGCCAGCCCTCCCGGAGCCTGTCTCAGCTGGGCCGGTCTCAGCTCAATGCAGCCTCTCCTGGGGCCCCGGCCTCGAAGGGGGGCCCGGCCTCGAAGGGGAGCCCGGCCTTCGAGGGGGGCCCGGCCTTTACTGGGAGCCCGGCCTTTTCTGGGAGCCCGGCCTTTAAGGGGGGCCCGGCCTCTACGGGGAGCCCAGCCTTTGGGGCCTCGTCTGGGCCTCCTGGAGCATCTCCCTCACGCACAGCCTCCAACTCTGAACCAGGTGAGGAACAT gagctgctcagcctggaggagctgcaggagagGGCAAGGTCTGGGGACGCGGGGGCTCAGTGCAGG atgGGCCGCTACTTCCTGCTGCTGGCAGAGGAGAAGGACGAGGAGCTCAACAGCTGCCGGGCGGTGACCTGGCTGGTCCAGGCGTCCAAACAGGGCCGCAAGGACGCCGTCAAGCAGCTGCAGCGATGCCTGGCCTCCAGGAAAG GCATCACATCGGAGAACTACGAGGAGGTGAAAAAGCTGTGCACGGAGACCCGCTTCGAGAGGGGCGTGAGGAAGGCGGCCCTGCTCATGTACTGGAAGCTGAAcccggagaagaagaaggaggtggCGGTGTCAGAGCTCCTGGAGAACGTGGAGAAGGTCCACACACAACCAG GGGAGCCCGCCTCGCCAGGCCCTCTCTCCAGCTCGGCACAGAAGCAACGGAGAGTTCTGGAATCCCTGGTCAAGAGCGAAA CCTCCCCTCAGGTGGGTTTGGACGACTTTGTGGAGATGACCAAGAAGTACGCACAGGGCATCGCTCCGTCAGCCGTCCTGGCCGGGGCAGGAggagacgatgatgatgacgatgatgaggcTGTGAAGAACCCAGACGATCTTCCTCTGCACCAGAAG GTGCTCAAGTTCCCGCTGCACGCGCTGCTGGAGATCAAGGAGACGCTGATCGACTGGGCGTCGCGCGCGGGCATGCAGTGGCTGAGCGCCCTCATCCCCACGCACCACGTCAACGCCCTggtcttcttcttcatcatctccAACCTCACCATCGACTTCTTCGTCTTCCTCATCCCGCTGCTCGTCTTCTACCTGGGCCTGTTCTCCATGGTCATCTGCACGCTGCGCGTCTTCCAG AACTCAAAGGCGTGGGAGAACTTCCGGGCGCTGACGGACCTGCTGGCCCACTTCGAGCCCGGTCTGGACGTGGAGCAGGCAGAGACCAACTTCGGCTGGACCCACCTGGAGCCCTATCT CAACTTCCTGCTGTCGGTGGTGTTCGTGCTGTTCTCCTTCCCCGTGGCCGACAAGACGTGGATCCCCTGCTCGGAGCTGGCCACCGTGGCCCTCTTCTTCACCGTCACCTCCTTCCTCAGCCTGCAGGCCTCCGCCCAGCTCTTCGCCCGCCGCGCCCTGCTCACCCAGGTCCTCTCGGGCGCCTgctccctgctccccctcctccccgactCCCTGGGGCCCCTGCGGGGCCTGGGGGCCACCCTGGTGTCCGTGCCCCTGGGCGGCGTGCTGGCCCTGAACCTGGGCCTGCCCTGCCTCCTCCACGGGCACCTGGTCTACCTGCTGTTCCGCATGGCCCAGCTGCGGGGCTTCCGGGGCACCTACCTGTGCCTGGTGCCCTACCTGGTGTGCTTCACCTGGTGCGAGCTCGGCCTGGCCTTCCTGCTCGACTCCAGCGCCATCGGGCTGGTCCGCTCCTGCGTGGGCTACCTGCTCTTCCTGTTCGCGCTGCCCGTGCTGTCGCTGGGCCTGGCCGCCATGGCGCTGGCGCAGCTGCTGCGCTTCTTCCTGGCGCTGGAGCTGGCCAAGATGGCGGTGACGCTGGCGGCGTGCGCCGTGCCCGTGGCGCTGCGGCTGTGGACCCGCTTCAGCCTGAGCCCCGCCGCGCTGTGGCGCTCGCTGTCGGGGAGCAGCGTGGTGAAGCTGGTGCTGGTGTGGTTGAGCGCCCTGCTGCTCTTCTGCTGGCTGTACGTGTACCGCTCCGAGGGCGCCAAGGTGTACAACTCCACGCTCACCTGGCACGAGTACGGCGGCCTGTGCGGGCCGGCCGCCTGGAAGGAGGCCAACATGGCGCGCACACAGATCCTGTGCTCCCACCTGGAGGGCCACCGGGTCACCTGGACGGGCCGCTTCCGGTACGCCCGCGTCACCGACATCGAGAACGGCGCGCAGTCCGTCGTCAACATGCTGCCGGGGCTCGTGGGCGACTGGGTGCGCTGTCTGTACGGCGAGGCGTACCCGCCGTGCGCCGCCGGGGCCCCGGGCGACGCGCCGCGGCCCCTCCCCGCCGGGGACCCCCTCTGCAAGCTGAAGAGGCTGGCCAAGCACGAGTGCCACGTGAAGCGCTTCGACCGCTACAAGTTCGAGGTGACCATGGGCATGCCGCTGGAGCGCGTGGCGCGCAACGGCTCGCTGGTGGAGGACGAGGACTCCACCAAGGACATCGTGCTGCGCGCCAGCAGCGAGTTCGGCCCCCTGCTGCTGCACCTGGAGGCCGGCAGCCTGCTGGAGTTCAGCACCGTGCTGGAGGGCCGGCTGGGCTCCAAGTGGCCCGTGTTCGAGCTGAAGGCGGTGCACTGCGTGTCGTGCGGCGACGCGCCCCTCCCCtcgggccgccgccgccgccagttCAAGATCGAGCAGGACTGGCGGCGGTCGGTGCAGCGCGCGCTGCAGTTCGCCTTCGACTTCTTCTTCAGCCCCTCGCTCAGCGCGCGGCTGGTGCAGCCCGACCCCGAGGCCGAGGGGGGGGTCGCCGTCGTGGCGCCGCTGAGCTAG
- the wfs1b gene encoding wolframin isoform X1, translating into MEPSPPDGLNSPNFGLSSSSSSSSPAPARSSSPGSPPNPRPRAATLTGPPPRSPPLSAGPTSRTSPILSPPSRSLSTPSVSPLRQPSRSLSQLGRSQLNAASPGAPASKGGPASKGSPAFEGGPAFTGSPAFSGSPAFKGGPASTGSPAFGASSGPPGASPSRTASNSEPEEPEELLSLEELLSLEELQERARSGDAGAQCRMGRYFLLLAEEKDEELNSCRAVTWLVQASKQGRKDAVKQLQRCLASRKGITSENYEEVKKLCTETRFERGVRKAALLMYWKLNPEKKKEVAVSELLENVEKVHTQPGEPASPGPLSSSAQKQRRVLESLVKSETSPQVGLDDFVEMTKKYAQGIAPSAVLAGAGGDDDDDDDEAVKNPDDLPLHQKVLKFPLHALLEIKETLIDWASRAGMQWLSALIPTHHVNALVFFFIISNLTIDFFVFLIPLLVFYLGLFSMVICTLRVFQNSKAWENFRALTDLLAHFEPGLDVEQAETNFGWTHLEPYLNFLLSVVFVLFSFPVADKTWIPCSELATVALFFTVTSFLSLQASAQLFARRALLTQVLSGACSLLPLLPDSLGPLRGLGATLVSVPLGGVLALNLGLPCLLHGHLVYLLFRMAQLRGFRGTYLCLVPYLVCFTWCELGLAFLLDSSAIGLVRSCVGYLLFLFALPVLSLGLAAMALAQLLRFFLALELAKMAVTLAACAVPVALRLWTRFSLSPAALWRSLSGSSVVKLVLVWLSALLLFCWLYVYRSEGAKVYNSTLTWHEYGGLCGPAAWKEANMARTQILCSHLEGHRVTWTGRFRYARVTDIENGAQSVVNMLPGLVGDWVRCLYGEAYPPCAAGAPGDAPRPLPAGDPLCKLKRLAKHECHVKRFDRYKFEVTMGMPLERVARNGSLVEDEDSTKDIVLRASSEFGPLLLHLEAGSLLEFSTVLEGRLGSKWPVFELKAVHCVSCGDAPLPSGRRRRQFKIEQDWRRSVQRALQFAFDFFFSPSLSARLVQPDPEAEGGVAVVAPLS; encoded by the exons ATGGAACCGTCCCCGCCCGACGGCCTCAATTCCCCGAACTTTGGcttatcctcctcatcctcctcttcatcgccAGCCCCCGCCAGATCATCCAGCCCGGGCTCGCCCCCCAACCCCCGGCCGAGGGCGGCCACATTGACCGGTccgcccccccgctcccctccgTTGTCCGCCGGCCCCACCTCTCGGACCTCGCCCAttctctcccccccgtctcGGTCCCTCTCCACTCCCTCCGTGTCCCCTCTGCGCCAGCCCTCCCGGAGCCTGTCTCAGCTGGGCCGGTCTCAGCTCAATGCAGCCTCTCCTGGGGCCCCGGCCTCGAAGGGGGGCCCGGCCTCGAAGGGGAGCCCGGCCTTCGAGGGGGGCCCGGCCTTTACTGGGAGCCCGGCCTTTTCTGGGAGCCCGGCCTTTAAGGGGGGCCCGGCCTCTACGGGGAGCCCAGCCTTTGGGGCCTCGTCTGGGCCTCCTGGAGCATCTCCCTCACGCACAGCCTCCAACTCTGAACCAG aggagccagaggagctgctcagcctggaggagctgctcagcctggaggagctgcaggagagGGCAAGGTCTGGGGACGCGGGGGCTCAGTGCAGG atgGGCCGCTACTTCCTGCTGCTGGCAGAGGAGAAGGACGAGGAGCTCAACAGCTGCCGGGCGGTGACCTGGCTGGTCCAGGCGTCCAAACAGGGCCGCAAGGACGCCGTCAAGCAGCTGCAGCGATGCCTGGCCTCCAGGAAAG GCATCACATCGGAGAACTACGAGGAGGTGAAAAAGCTGTGCACGGAGACCCGCTTCGAGAGGGGCGTGAGGAAGGCGGCCCTGCTCATGTACTGGAAGCTGAAcccggagaagaagaaggaggtggCGGTGTCAGAGCTCCTGGAGAACGTGGAGAAGGTCCACACACAACCAG GGGAGCCCGCCTCGCCAGGCCCTCTCTCCAGCTCGGCACAGAAGCAACGGAGAGTTCTGGAATCCCTGGTCAAGAGCGAAA CCTCCCCTCAGGTGGGTTTGGACGACTTTGTGGAGATGACCAAGAAGTACGCACAGGGCATCGCTCCGTCAGCCGTCCTGGCCGGGGCAGGAggagacgatgatgatgacgatgatgaggcTGTGAAGAACCCAGACGATCTTCCTCTGCACCAGAAG GTGCTCAAGTTCCCGCTGCACGCGCTGCTGGAGATCAAGGAGACGCTGATCGACTGGGCGTCGCGCGCGGGCATGCAGTGGCTGAGCGCCCTCATCCCCACGCACCACGTCAACGCCCTggtcttcttcttcatcatctccAACCTCACCATCGACTTCTTCGTCTTCCTCATCCCGCTGCTCGTCTTCTACCTGGGCCTGTTCTCCATGGTCATCTGCACGCTGCGCGTCTTCCAG AACTCAAAGGCGTGGGAGAACTTCCGGGCGCTGACGGACCTGCTGGCCCACTTCGAGCCCGGTCTGGACGTGGAGCAGGCAGAGACCAACTTCGGCTGGACCCACCTGGAGCCCTATCT CAACTTCCTGCTGTCGGTGGTGTTCGTGCTGTTCTCCTTCCCCGTGGCCGACAAGACGTGGATCCCCTGCTCGGAGCTGGCCACCGTGGCCCTCTTCTTCACCGTCACCTCCTTCCTCAGCCTGCAGGCCTCCGCCCAGCTCTTCGCCCGCCGCGCCCTGCTCACCCAGGTCCTCTCGGGCGCCTgctccctgctccccctcctccccgactCCCTGGGGCCCCTGCGGGGCCTGGGGGCCACCCTGGTGTCCGTGCCCCTGGGCGGCGTGCTGGCCCTGAACCTGGGCCTGCCCTGCCTCCTCCACGGGCACCTGGTCTACCTGCTGTTCCGCATGGCCCAGCTGCGGGGCTTCCGGGGCACCTACCTGTGCCTGGTGCCCTACCTGGTGTGCTTCACCTGGTGCGAGCTCGGCCTGGCCTTCCTGCTCGACTCCAGCGCCATCGGGCTGGTCCGCTCCTGCGTGGGCTACCTGCTCTTCCTGTTCGCGCTGCCCGTGCTGTCGCTGGGCCTGGCCGCCATGGCGCTGGCGCAGCTGCTGCGCTTCTTCCTGGCGCTGGAGCTGGCCAAGATGGCGGTGACGCTGGCGGCGTGCGCCGTGCCCGTGGCGCTGCGGCTGTGGACCCGCTTCAGCCTGAGCCCCGCCGCGCTGTGGCGCTCGCTGTCGGGGAGCAGCGTGGTGAAGCTGGTGCTGGTGTGGTTGAGCGCCCTGCTGCTCTTCTGCTGGCTGTACGTGTACCGCTCCGAGGGCGCCAAGGTGTACAACTCCACGCTCACCTGGCACGAGTACGGCGGCCTGTGCGGGCCGGCCGCCTGGAAGGAGGCCAACATGGCGCGCACACAGATCCTGTGCTCCCACCTGGAGGGCCACCGGGTCACCTGGACGGGCCGCTTCCGGTACGCCCGCGTCACCGACATCGAGAACGGCGCGCAGTCCGTCGTCAACATGCTGCCGGGGCTCGTGGGCGACTGGGTGCGCTGTCTGTACGGCGAGGCGTACCCGCCGTGCGCCGCCGGGGCCCCGGGCGACGCGCCGCGGCCCCTCCCCGCCGGGGACCCCCTCTGCAAGCTGAAGAGGCTGGCCAAGCACGAGTGCCACGTGAAGCGCTTCGACCGCTACAAGTTCGAGGTGACCATGGGCATGCCGCTGGAGCGCGTGGCGCGCAACGGCTCGCTGGTGGAGGACGAGGACTCCACCAAGGACATCGTGCTGCGCGCCAGCAGCGAGTTCGGCCCCCTGCTGCTGCACCTGGAGGCCGGCAGCCTGCTGGAGTTCAGCACCGTGCTGGAGGGCCGGCTGGGCTCCAAGTGGCCCGTGTTCGAGCTGAAGGCGGTGCACTGCGTGTCGTGCGGCGACGCGCCCCTCCCCtcgggccgccgccgccgccagttCAAGATCGAGCAGGACTGGCGGCGGTCGGTGCAGCGCGCGCTGCAGTTCGCCTTCGACTTCTTCTTCAGCCCCTCGCTCAGCGCGCGGCTGGTGCAGCCCGACCCCGAGGCCGAGGGGGGGGTCGCCGTCGTGGCGCCGCTGAGCTAG